Proteins from one Ketobacter alkanivorans genomic window:
- a CDS encoding sensor domain-containing diguanylate cyclase, which produces MPVFALLLILLSGYCAAASGSGPEPQSDLIGALDLSEYIDYLEDADNTLSLEEVVTIHSSNWKLNQSTTFTQGYSASTWWLKLTLNNSDSAAQDRLLEIAYPGLDTVNVFIKHSHGLETFRLGDALPFDQRPIKSHTFIVPLQLDGNSATDIYLQIRSKSAIQVPLTLWQPAAYLKHDRGETLMQGFYYGVMIVMGIYNLFVYLAVREKNFLYYVCFVFSIPLFIASVKGFSFEYLWPNHPNWNDQAIIWSLCFTIMFGALFTESFLKLEKLGNWAVVLFRVLLVMITAILLASIVLPYRDVITLLIPLTTFCCFLGLMFGLMMWNKGGLSARYYTVGWAAFLTGGITLGLNKLNLIPTNALTENTLQVGSSFEVVLLSFALAESINEDRRLRSQAQQNALETERNVRQAKEQALHLQQQVATELEARVRERTQELEVLNQQLAEISDTDQLTGLKNRRYLNRVLDEELIRCSRYRNPLSIILLDVDHFKQFNDNYGHLVGDDCLKSVGSTLKESIRNGVDCATRYGGEEFCIMLPETDVKGALEVAERIRTNIENMAFLVKGETVPVTVSLGISALLPNEQLKMDKLVKRADEALYAAKAAGRNRTMIARANQSGSDPLNTVVQHKKLN; this is translated from the coding sequence ATGCCCGTATTCGCATTACTGCTGATTTTACTGTCTGGCTACTGCGCTGCTGCCTCTGGGTCAGGGCCCGAGCCACAATCTGACCTCATCGGAGCGTTAGACCTGTCTGAGTACATAGACTATCTGGAGGACGCAGATAACACCCTCTCATTGGAAGAGGTGGTAACGATCCACAGTAGCAACTGGAAGCTGAATCAATCCACCACCTTCACCCAGGGTTACAGCGCCTCAACCTGGTGGCTCAAACTGACGCTCAACAACTCTGACAGCGCAGCGCAGGATCGCCTGCTGGAGATAGCCTACCCGGGGCTGGACACGGTGAACGTGTTTATTAAACACAGTCACGGCCTGGAAACATTCCGACTGGGAGATGCGCTGCCGTTCGACCAGCGCCCCATAAAATCCCACACCTTTATTGTTCCTCTACAACTGGACGGCAACAGTGCCACCGACATCTATCTGCAGATTCGCAGCAAAAGCGCCATCCAGGTTCCCCTGACACTGTGGCAGCCCGCAGCCTATCTGAAACACGATCGCGGTGAGACGCTTATGCAGGGGTTCTACTATGGCGTAATGATCGTAATGGGCATCTATAACCTGTTTGTCTATCTGGCAGTAAGGGAGAAGAACTTCCTTTATTACGTGTGCTTTGTGTTCAGCATCCCCCTATTCATCGCCAGCGTGAAGGGCTTTAGCTTTGAATACCTGTGGCCAAACCACCCCAACTGGAATGATCAAGCCATCATCTGGTCCCTGTGTTTCACCATCATGTTCGGCGCATTATTTACCGAAAGCTTCCTGAAGCTGGAAAAGCTGGGTAACTGGGCGGTAGTGTTATTCAGGGTTCTGCTGGTGATGATCACAGCAATACTGCTTGCCTCCATCGTTCTGCCCTACCGCGACGTCATCACACTACTGATTCCGCTCACCACTTTTTGCTGCTTTTTGGGGCTGATGTTCGGTTTGATGATGTGGAATAAGGGCGGACTTTCTGCCCGTTACTACACCGTAGGATGGGCTGCCTTCCTGACCGGCGGCATTACCTTAGGCCTGAACAAACTCAACCTCATTCCCACCAACGCCCTGACCGAAAACACCCTCCAGGTGGGCTCCAGTTTCGAGGTGGTACTGCTTTCGTTCGCCCTGGCCGAAAGCATCAACGAAGATCGCAGGCTTCGATCCCAGGCCCAGCAGAATGCGCTGGAAACAGAGCGCAACGTACGCCAGGCCAAAGAACAGGCCCTGCACTTGCAACAACAAGTAGCCACAGAGCTGGAAGCCAGGGTGCGGGAACGCACGCAGGAACTGGAAGTGCTCAACCAACAACTGGCAGAAATCAGCGACACCGATCAACTGACCGGGCTCAAAAACCGCCGTTACCTGAACCGCGTCTTGGATGAAGAGCTAATACGGTGCAGCCGCTACCGCAATCCGCTCTCGATCATCCTGCTAGACGTGGATCACTTCAAACAATTCAATGACAACTATGGCCATTTAGTGGGCGACGACTGCCTCAAATCAGTGGGCAGTACGCTCAAGGAAAGCATCCGTAACGGCGTTGACTGCGCCACCCGCTACGGCGGCGAAGAGTTCTGCATCATGCTGCCTGAAACCGACGTCAAAGGAGCGCTGGAAGTAGCCGAGCGCATACGAACAAACATCGAGAATATGGCATTCCTGGTAAAAGGTGAAACCGTACCGGTGACCGTGAGCCTGGGTATTTCAGCATTACTGCCCAACGAGCAACTCAAAATGGATAAACTCGTCAAACGGGCCGACGAGGCGCTGTACGCCGCTAAAGCAGCTGGCCGTAACCGCACCATGATCGCCAGGGCCAATCAATCAGGCTCAGATCCATTAAACACAGTCGTGCAGCACAAAAAGTTGAACTAG